Proteins from a genomic interval of Pseudoruegeria sp. SHC-113:
- a CDS encoding 16S rRNA (uracil(1498)-N(3))-methyltransferase yields MSAAKIRLYVDAALAEGQTVPLSRDQAHYLFGVMRLGVGDAVLLFNGRDGEFRAEVAEAGKRGGLLACAEQTKPLQLPPDLWLLFAPIKKARTDFIVEKAAEMGAARILPVQTDFTNSERIRQDRLQAHAVEAAEQCGGTFVPEVCDLQKLDTLLASWPADRALIFCNESLVGARAALEASGTQSKAAILIGPEGGFSLKERENLKSLPFVTQISLGPRILRADTAAVAALTIWQSVFGDW; encoded by the coding sequence ATGTCGGCGGCGAAGATCAGGCTTTATGTAGACGCAGCGCTGGCCGAGGGGCAAACGGTTCCTTTGTCGCGCGATCAGGCGCATTACCTCTTTGGTGTCATGCGGCTGGGCGTCGGCGATGCAGTGCTGCTGTTCAACGGGCGCGACGGCGAATTTCGCGCCGAGGTGGCCGAGGCCGGCAAACGCGGCGGGCTGTTGGCTTGCGCGGAGCAGACGAAGCCTTTGCAACTCCCCCCCGATCTCTGGCTGCTCTTTGCTCCGATCAAGAAGGCCCGCACCGATTTCATCGTGGAGAAAGCTGCCGAGATGGGCGCGGCGCGCATCCTCCCGGTGCAGACCGACTTCACCAACTCCGAACGCATCCGGCAGGACCGGCTGCAGGCCCATGCGGTGGAGGCCGCCGAGCAATGCGGCGGCACCTTCGTGCCCGAGGTCTGCGACCTGCAGAAGCTCGACACGCTGCTCGCCAGCTGGCCCGCAGACCGCGCCCTGATCTTCTGCAACGAATCCCTCGTCGGCGCGCGCGCCGCGCTTGAAGCCAGTGGCACCCAATCCAAGGCCGCGATCCTGATCGGGCCGGAAGGTGGCTTTTCCCTAAAAGAAAGGGAAAATCTTAAAAGCCTCCCCTTCGTGACACAAATTAGCCTAGGTCCACGCATACTCAGAGCAGACACCGCCGCAGTGGCGGCTCTGACCATCTGGCAAAGTGTTTTCGGTGATTGGTAA
- a CDS encoding OmpA family protein, with translation MRLKSALATGAAFTLAGGLCFLAAASAVNVIEDRTELDVTRALSLQGFDWVEVAVDGLIVNLTGTAPTEATRFRALSVVGSVVDHTRVNNGLAVAEAAQIDAPTFTIEFLRNDNGITLVGLVPARAARTEILSAVSNAGGGAVVTDLLDSASYPVPRGWRPALDFALDALKLLPRSKISMTSERVIVTGITGSAEEKARLEERLRDAMPTGLEVEITLTAPRPVLTPFTLRFVMDETGARFDDCSADSEESMARILGAAPDAANATCTIGLGVPTTSWARAATIGIAAVQKLGGGTLTFTDADVSFVALAGTPRAAFDKAMGELEADLPDVFSLAAELPVAETAEAAEGAPAAPEFTATRSPEGLVQLRGKLATELDREAVESFARAAFGASSVYAAARLQEEGLPPGWSLRVLAGLSAFEELNHGTLRIEEDTLTIAGVSGDPDARANIARILTSRLDGADTFNIDVTYEKKLDPVAALPTPEECVADLNTALGETKITFSPGSTDIEAGALSTVDKLAEILKACAEVEMQLEIAGHTDSQGREEMNLNLSQSRADSVLNALMARRVLTSNITAKGYGEAVPIEDNDTEEGREANRRIEITLVVPEAPAEGEAGAEGAEAAEGETPVDAGAGNASDAAGEGSGDEGSGDEGSGDEGSGDEGSGDEGSGDEGSGDGPEGAGADGTTETGDAPQEGAETADGDTTNEQN, from the coding sequence ATGCGCCTGAAATCCGCTCTTGCCACCGGTGCGGCCTTTACCCTCGCCGGCGGCCTGTGCTTCCTCGCCGCGGCCTCCGCCGTCAATGTGATCGAGGACCGGACCGAGCTCGACGTTACCCGTGCGCTGTCGCTGCAGGGGTTTGATTGGGTCGAGGTGGCCGTCGACGGGCTGATCGTGAACCTCACCGGCACCGCGCCCACCGAGGCCACGCGCTTCCGGGCGCTGTCTGTCGTGGGCTCCGTGGTGGATCACACGCGGGTCAACAACGGGCTGGCGGTCGCCGAGGCCGCGCAGATCGACGCGCCGACCTTTACCATCGAGTTCCTGCGCAATGACAACGGGATCACGCTTGTCGGGCTCGTCCCGGCGCGCGCGGCCCGGACGGAAATACTCTCGGCGGTCTCCAATGCCGGGGGCGGCGCTGTGGTGACGGATCTGCTCGACAGCGCGAGTTACCCGGTGCCGCGTGGCTGGCGTCCGGCGCTGGATTTCGCGCTGGATGCGCTGAAGCTGCTGCCGCGCTCTAAAATCTCGATGACGAGCGAGCGCGTGATCGTCACCGGCATCACCGGCAGCGCCGAAGAGAAGGCTAGGCTCGAAGAACGCCTGCGGGACGCGATGCCCACCGGGCTGGAGGTGGAGATCACCCTCACCGCGCCCCGCCCGGTGCTCACCCCTTTCACGCTGCGCTTCGTCATGGACGAAACCGGCGCGCGCTTTGACGATTGCTCTGCCGACAGCGAAGAGAGCATGGCCCGCATCCTTGGAGCGGCACCAGACGCCGCCAATGCCACCTGTACCATCGGGCTTGGCGTGCCGACCACAAGCTGGGCGCGTGCGGCCACCATCGGGATTGCGGCGGTCCAGAAGCTGGGCGGCGGCACGTTGACGTTCACCGACGCCGATGTCTCTTTCGTGGCGCTGGCAGGCACGCCCCGCGCGGCGTTCGACAAGGCAATGGGCGAGCTTGAGGCGGATCTGCCGGATGTCTTCTCGCTTGCCGCTGAACTGCCTGTGGCCGAAACGGCGGAAGCCGCCGAGGGCGCGCCGGCCGCGCCGGAATTCACCGCCACGCGCAGCCCGGAAGGGCTGGTGCAACTGCGCGGCAAGCTCGCCACGGAGCTGGACCGCGAGGCGGTGGAAAGCTTTGCCCGCGCCGCCTTTGGCGCGTCCAGCGTCTATGCCGCCGCGCGGCTGCAGGAAGAAGGCCTGCCGCCGGGCTGGTCGCTGCGTGTTCTCGCGGGGCTTTCGGCATTCGAGGAACTGAACCACGGTACGCTGCGCATCGAGGAAGACACCTTGACGATTGCCGGTGTCAGCGGCGATCCCGACGCCCGCGCCAATATCGCGCGTATCCTGACGTCGCGGCTCGATGGGGCGGATACGTTCAACATCGACGTCACCTACGAGAAGAAGCTCGATCCTGTCGCCGCCCTGCCAACGCCCGAGGAATGCGTAGCCGATCTGAACACAGCGCTGGGCGAGACGAAGATCACCTTCTCGCCGGGCTCGACAGACATCGAAGCCGGGGCGCTGTCGACGGTGGACAAGCTCGCCGAGATCCTGAAGGCCTGTGCCGAGGTCGAAATGCAGCTGGAAATCGCGGGCCACACGGACAGTCAGGGCCGCGAGGAGATGAACCTGAACCTCAGCCAGTCTCGCGCGGATTCGGTGCTGAACGCCCTGATGGCGCGGCGGGTGCTGACATCCAACATCACGGCCAAGGGCTATGGCGAGGCCGTTCCGATCGAGGATAACGACACCGAGGAGGGCCGCGAGGCCAACCGCAGGATCGAGATCACGCTCGTCGTGCCCGAGGCGCCTGCAGAGGGCGAGGCGGGCGCGGAAGGTGCCGAGGCTGCAGAGGGCGAAACACCGGTGGACGCGGGGGCTGGCAACGCTTCCGATGCCGCTGGCGAAGGCTCAGGCGACGAAGGCTCAGGCGACGAAGGCTCAGGCGACGAAGGCTCCGGCGACGAGGGGTCGGGCGATGAAGGCTCAGGCGATGAGGGCTCCGGTGATGGGCCGGAGGGTGCCGGCGCTGACGGCACCACAGAGACAGGCGACGCCCCGCAAGAGGGCGCAGAGACGGCGGACGGGGACACCACCAATGAACAGAACTGA
- a CDS encoding pyridoxamine 5'-phosphate oxidase family protein has protein sequence MPDTFDLKPEFLVTDEAALRSGFAPTHEIAVKKCIDHIDPHARAFIERAPFLCIGTQSAAGTADVSPRGDPRGFVRILDPHTLLIPDRPGNNRLDTLSNILGNPAVGLLFLIPGYEDTLRVNGEALLTRDPDLLAPLSVNGRAPTLGIVVRVREVFLHCAKALRRSRLWDPEERQDRSALPSLMTIIHDQTNSAPATKADMDALDRKLEEAYRTSMY, from the coding sequence ATGCCGGATACCTTTGATCTGAAACCAGAATTCCTCGTGACGGACGAGGCGGCCCTGCGCAGCGGCTTCGCGCCAACCCACGAGATTGCGGTGAAGAAGTGCATCGATCACATCGATCCCCACGCACGCGCCTTCATCGAACGCGCGCCGTTTCTCTGCATCGGGACACAATCGGCGGCTGGCACGGCGGATGTCAGCCCGCGCGGCGATCCGCGCGGCTTTGTGCGGATCCTTGATCCCCACACCCTGCTGATCCCCGACCGCCCGGGCAACAACCGGCTCGACACGCTCTCCAACATTCTGGGCAATCCCGCCGTGGGGCTGCTGTTTCTCATCCCCGGCTATGAGGACACCCTGCGCGTGAACGGCGAGGCCCTGTTGACGCGCGACCCGGATCTGCTGGCCCCGCTTTCGGTGAACGGGCGCGCACCGACGCTTGGTATCGTCGTGCGGGTGCGGGAGGTGTTTTTGCATTGCGCCAAGGCGCTGCGGCGCTCACGGCTCTGGGATCCGGAGGAGCGGCAGGACCGCAGCGCCCTGCCCTCGCTGATGACCATCATCCACGATCAGACGAACAGCGCACCGGCCACCAAGGCCGATATGGACGCGCTGGATCGCAAGCTGGAAGAAGCCTACCGGACCTCGATGTATTGA
- a CDS encoding glutamate--cysteine ligase produces MSIPQSGGGPIESRDQLAQYLADGCKPKSDWRIGTEHEKFGYCKDSLKPLPYEGERSILAVLEGLRDQHGWAPVTEGGKLIGLEKGGANVSLEPGGALELSGAPLETIHETCDEVNAHLRDVKAISDKIGVGFIGLGAAPIWQHEDMPLMPKGRYKLMDAYMGRVGEMGRVMMRRTCTVQVNLDFASEADMVQKMRVAIALQPMATALFANSPFFEGKVNGHKSWRSYVWRNMDAARTGMVPFVFDDGFGFERWVDYALDVPMYFVYRDGKYIDALGMSFRDFLAGKLPALPGEVPTLSDWADHLTTAFPEARVKKFIEMRGADGGPWRRLCALPAFWVGLTYDQGALDAAWDLVKGLDADTREGLRVAASVDGLQGEAGGVKLHDLAREAVAIAEAGLKSRARPGAGGLIPDETHFLNALKESVDSGQTPADELLARYNGDWNGELTRIYGDYSY; encoded by the coding sequence ATGTCTATCCCCCAGTCCGGCGGCGGGCCGATCGAGAGCCGCGATCAGCTGGCGCAATATCTCGCGGATGGCTGCAAACCGAAATCCGATTGGCGCATCGGCACCGAGCACGAGAAATTCGGCTACTGCAAAGACAGCCTGAAACCGCTCCCCTACGAAGGCGAACGCTCGATCCTCGCGGTGCTGGAAGGCCTGCGCGATCAGCACGGCTGGGCCCCTGTCACCGAAGGCGGCAAGCTGATTGGTCTTGAAAAAGGCGGCGCCAACGTGAGCCTTGAGCCCGGCGGCGCGCTGGAGCTTTCGGGCGCTCCGCTGGAAACCATCCACGAAACCTGCGACGAGGTGAACGCCCACCTGCGCGATGTGAAGGCGATCTCCGACAAGATCGGGGTGGGCTTCATCGGGCTCGGTGCCGCGCCGATCTGGCAGCACGAAGACATGCCGCTGATGCCCAAAGGCCGCTACAAGCTGATGGACGCCTATATGGGCCGCGTCGGCGAGATGGGCCGGGTGATGATGCGCCGCACCTGCACCGTGCAGGTGAACCTCGATTTCGCCTCGGAAGCCGACATGGTGCAGAAGATGCGGGTGGCCATCGCGCTGCAGCCGATGGCCACGGCGCTTTTTGCGAATTCACCTTTCTTCGAGGGCAAGGTCAACGGCCACAAGAGCTGGCGCAGCTACGTCTGGCGCAACATGGACGCCGCGCGCACCGGCATGGTGCCGTTTGTGTTCGACGACGGCTTCGGCTTTGAGCGCTGGGTCGACTACGCCCTCGATGTGCCGATGTATTTCGTCTACCGCGACGGCAAATACATCGACGCGCTCGGCATGTCCTTCCGTGATTTCCTTGCCGGCAAACTCCCCGCGCTGCCCGGCGAAGTGCCCACGCTGTCGGATTGGGCCGACCACCTGACAACCGCCTTCCCCGAAGCGCGGGTGAAGAAATTCATCGAGATGCGCGGGGCCGACGGCGGCCCCTGGCGCAGACTCTGCGCGCTGCCAGCGTTCTGGGTCGGGCTGACCTACGATCAGGGCGCGCTGGATGCGGCCTGGGATCTGGTGAAAGGCCTTGATGCAGACACCCGCGAAGGCTTGCGCGTCGCGGCGTCTGTGGACGGGCTGCAAGGCGAAGCGGGCGGCGTAAAGCTGCACGATCTGGCACGCGAAGCGGTGGCCATCGCCGAAGCCGGCCTGAAATCCCGCGCGCGCCCCGGCGCAGGCGGTCTGATCCCCGATGAAACCCATTTCCTGAACGCGCTGAAAGAAAGCGTCGACAGCGGCCAGACACCGGCCGACGAGTTGCTCGCGCGCTACAACGGCGATTGGAACGGCGAACTGACCCGCATCTACGGCGATTACAGCTACTGA
- the ubiA gene encoding 4-hydroxybenzoate octaprenyltransferase — MTQSSETPQSKGQVADAVKGNWVDRLAPAATRPYLRLSRADRPIGTWLLLLPCWWAVLLAALATGGFTQWDGWLMLGCALGAWLMRGAGCTWNDITDREFDAQVARTRSRPIPSGQVSVRGAVIWMGAQALLAFAILLSFPPLAIALGVGSLALVAIYPFAKRFTWWPQVFLGLAFNWGALLAWAAHDGTLAWPALVLYGAGIAWTLFYDTIYAHQDTEDDALIGVKSTARLFGENSPRWLFGFLVAAVLLLALAVIGATAPLGNPLVLVVALGGVWAFGWHMAWQLRGLKIDSPETCLKLFRSNRDAGLLVALFFAVALFL, encoded by the coding sequence ATGACCCAATCTTCTGAAACACCGCAATCCAAAGGGCAGGTGGCCGATGCCGTCAAGGGCAATTGGGTGGATCGCCTCGCGCCGGCGGCGACCCGCCCCTATCTTCGGCTGTCGCGGGCGGACCGGCCGATCGGCACATGGCTCTTGCTTTTGCCCTGCTGGTGGGCGGTGCTGCTGGCGGCTCTGGCGACGGGCGGTTTCACCCAATGGGACGGCTGGCTGATGCTGGGCTGTGCGCTGGGCGCCTGGCTGATGCGGGGCGCGGGCTGTACGTGGAACGACATCACCGACCGCGAGTTCGACGCGCAGGTGGCGCGCACGCGCTCCCGGCCGATCCCCTCGGGGCAGGTCTCGGTGCGCGGGGCGGTGATCTGGATGGGGGCGCAGGCGCTTCTGGCCTTTGCGATCCTGCTCAGCTTCCCGCCGCTGGCCATCGCGCTGGGTGTTGGCTCGCTGGCGCTGGTGGCGATCTACCCCTTTGCCAAGCGCTTCACGTGGTGGCCGCAGGTGTTTCTGGGGCTTGCCTTCAACTGGGGCGCTTTGTTGGCTTGGGCGGCGCATGATGGCACCTTGGCCTGGCCCGCGCTGGTGCTTTACGGCGCGGGCATCGCCTGGACATTGTTCTACGACACGATCTACGCCCATCAGGACACCGAGGACGACGCGCTGATCGGGGTGAAATCCACCGCGCGGCTGTTTGGCGAAAACTCCCCGCGCTGGCTTTTTGGCTTCCTCGTGGCGGCGGTGCTGCTGCTGGCGCTGGCGGTGATTGGGGCCACTGCGCCTCTGGGCAACCCGCTTGTGCTTGTTGTGGCCCTTGGCGGCGTCTGGGCTTTCGGCTGGCACATGGCCTGGCAATTGCGCGGCCTGAAGATCGACTCGCCCGAGACCTGCCTGAAGCTCTTCCGCTCCAACCGCGACGCCGGCCTGCTGGTTGCGCTGTTTTTCGCCGTCGCCCTGTTCCTTTGA
- a CDS encoding Crp/Fnr family transcriptional regulator, with protein MARQNGFTAKKGQILFQPGQACPGFVILTEGMIRVTLTGASGRQVVLYRVRPGEVCLQTFSCLINDEPYGAEGVAETDLAGELVPAGAFREKFAGDAGFREQVLVSISTRFTEYQQLIEDVALTHFDSRLAKALLRLASNDGVVAATHNDLATETASGRAYVSRRLAAFAEEGWVLQREKGIAILSRTALEQIAAGLR; from the coding sequence ATGGCACGACAAAACGGATTCACCGCAAAGAAGGGCCAGATCCTGTTTCAACCGGGGCAGGCCTGCCCGGGGTTCGTGATCCTGACCGAAGGCATGATCCGGGTCACACTGACCGGCGCGAGCGGGCGGCAGGTGGTGCTCTACCGGGTGCGCCCCGGCGAGGTCTGCCTGCAGACGTTTTCCTGCCTGATCAACGATGAACCCTATGGCGCGGAAGGCGTGGCTGAAACCGATCTCGCCGGTGAGCTTGTGCCCGCAGGGGCGTTCCGCGAAAAATTCGCCGGGGACGCGGGCTTCCGCGAGCAGGTTCTCGTATCGATCTCGACCCGCTTCACGGAGTATCAGCAACTGATCGAGGACGTCGCGCTCACCCATTTCGACTCCCGCCTCGCCAAGGCGCTCTTGCGGCTGGCGTCGAACGACGGGGTGGTGGCAGCCACCCACAACGATCTGGCCACCGAAACGGCCTCGGGCCGGGCCTATGTCTCGCGCCGGCTGGCGGCTTTTGCCGAGGAAGGGTGGGTGCTGCAACGCGAGAAGGGCATCGCCATCCTCAGCCGGACAGCGTTGGAACAGATTGCCGCAGGCCTGCGGTGA
- a CDS encoding DUF2892 domain-containing protein, which produces MSKNEGTLDRALRVILGLALLSLVFVGPQTLWGLIGLIPLATGLVGVCPIYSVLGIKTCPVKPN; this is translated from the coding sequence ATGTCCAAGAATGAAGGCACCCTCGACCGCGCCCTGCGCGTGATCCTCGGCCTCGCCCTGCTGTCGCTGGTGTTCGTCGGCCCGCAGACTCTTTGGGGCCTGATCGGCCTGATCCCACTGGCCACCGGCCTCGTGGGCGTCTGCCCGATCTACTCGGTGCTGGGAATAAAGACCTGCCCCGTCAAGCCGAACTAA